The Nymphalis io chromosome 14, ilAglIoxx1.1, whole genome shotgun sequence genome has a segment encoding these proteins:
- the LOC126773374 gene encoding G-patch domain and KOW motifs-containing protein, with translation MEGKKISFGFMKTKKDNKPLITEKKEYIECLEEKSIKVVGGEVKAEDIPLIIPMKPNTLITAERLREIAEKAENFEELETKTTSDDKNLPNNETIDQMAVRELMEEAKKDKVLETPQLVVPINAKPVIEGQIESTLDDYDSVPVQEFGLAMLRGMGWTPSNDQSKYKQPQLRPKGLGLGADKVIKENQKKKSSKDKEEDLSIIKNSFVRITSGKFSGFYGKVLSLDEDNGRVMVEISVKKETVSLSEFMMQAVTKSEFDKQSKVINTESYEEYKKKESFKQNNLKVEDIRKDGASSKKSIDVRVRDSTKIERREEERPRRIEQKHSNGNRKSVSRERYRKVSSSSEEERSRQRKKNKKKYSSNESLTSESDSRHQSVSRRRHSSSDSSEVNYRKEKSKKNKSTKEKRDIDKKRKGKKKKRDRDRSPNYKKYRK, from the exons ATGGAAGGCAAAAAAATTTCATTTGgatttatgaaaacaaaaaaggATAACAAACCTTTAATTACTGAAAAGAAAGAATATATTGAATGTCTTGAAGAAAAGTCCATCAAAGTTGTGGG AGGGGAAGTGAAAGCAGAAGATATACCATTGATTATACCCATGAAACCTAACACATTGATCACTGCTGAAAGGTTAAGAGAAATTGCTGAAAAAGCTGAAAACTTTGAAGAACTAGAGACAAAGACGACATCTGATGATAAAAACCTTCCAAATAATGAGACAATAGACCAAATGGCAGTTAGAGAACTAATGGAGGAAGCAAAGAAAGACAAAGTATTGGAAACTCCACAATTAGTTGTGCCAATTAATGCCAAACCTGTTATTGAGGGGCAAATTGAG TCAACACTCGATGACTATGACTCTGTACCAGTACAAGAGTTTGGATTGGCAATGCTGAGAGGTATGGGATGGACTCCAAGTAATGATCA ATCCAAATACAAACAGCCACAATTGCGGCCTAAAGGACTTGGTTTGGGTGCAGACAAAGTGATCAAAGAAAATCAGAAAAAAAAGTCCTCTAAGGACAAAGAAGAAGATTTGTCCATAATTAAGAATTCATTTGTGAGGATTACCTCTGGCAAGTTCAGTGGATTTTATGGTAAA GTTTTAAGTTTAGATGAAGACAATGGCCGTGTAATGGTCGAAATATCAGTAAAGAAGGAAACAGTCAGTTTGAGCGAATTTATGATGCAAGCAGTGACTAAATCTGAATTTGATAAGCAATCAAAAGTAATCA atACTGAATCGTACGAAGAATACAAAAAGAAAGAATCTTTTaaacagaataatttaaaagtagaaGACATAAGGAAAGACGGTGCATCTAGTAAAAAGTCAATTGATGTCAGAGTTAGGGATTCTACTAAAATAGAACGAAGAGAGGAAGAAAGACCAAGGAGGATTGAACAGAAACATTCAAATGGAAACAGAAAGAGCGTGAGTAGAGAGAGATATAGAAAAGTATCTTCTAGCAGTGAAGAGGAAAGAAGCaggcaaagaaaaaaaaataaaaaaaaatacagtagtAATGAATCGTTAACATCTGAATCTGATAGCAGACATCAATCCGTAAGTAGAAGACGGCATAGCAGTAGTGATTCTTCAGAAGTAAACTATCgtaaa